One segment of Paenibacillus rhizovicinus DNA contains the following:
- a CDS encoding THUMP domain-containing class I SAM-dependent RNA methyltransferase: MDNLQLIATAPMGLEAVVARELMDLGYTDQKVENGRVIFRGGPADICRANLWLRTSDRVLIKMAEYPATTFEELFEGAKAIDWPEWIPEDGEFPVEGRSHKSQLSSVPACQSIVKKAVVEKMKTVYGTEWFQEDGARFVIEVWLLNDIAMITLDTTGPGLHKRGYRKLVTEAPLKETMAAAMVLLSRWQPERPLYDPFCGSGTIPIEAAMIGWNIAPGLRRSFNSEGWPLVPDELWEQAREEAFDAVKDDIPLQIAGSDIDPAALDVAAAAVKKAGFAKEIKLTQMAVSRIKPEGDYGCIVTNPPYGTRLGDETDAEKAVRQLGLSMLYLPNWSMFALTQSRTFEETIGRKADKRRKLFNGRLECTYYQFFGPLPPRSKPQ, translated from the coding sequence ATGGACAACCTGCAGTTGATCGCCACTGCGCCGATGGGGCTGGAAGCGGTCGTCGCACGCGAATTGATGGATCTCGGTTATACCGATCAGAAGGTAGAGAACGGCCGAGTGATTTTTAGAGGCGGACCGGCGGACATTTGCCGCGCCAATCTGTGGCTCCGGACGTCGGACCGCGTACTGATTAAGATGGCGGAGTATCCCGCGACTACCTTCGAAGAGCTGTTCGAAGGGGCGAAAGCGATCGACTGGCCGGAATGGATTCCCGAGGACGGGGAATTTCCGGTCGAGGGCCGTTCGCATAAATCGCAGCTGAGCAGCGTTCCGGCCTGCCAGAGCATCGTGAAGAAAGCCGTCGTCGAGAAAATGAAAACCGTCTACGGCACAGAGTGGTTTCAAGAAGACGGCGCACGGTTCGTCATCGAAGTGTGGCTGCTGAACGACATCGCCATGATCACGCTCGACACGACCGGACCCGGGCTGCACAAGCGCGGCTACCGCAAGCTCGTTACGGAAGCGCCGCTGAAAGAAACGATGGCGGCGGCCATGGTGCTGCTGAGCCGCTGGCAGCCGGAACGCCCGCTCTACGATCCGTTCTGCGGCTCCGGCACGATTCCGATCGAAGCGGCCATGATCGGCTGGAATATCGCGCCGGGACTGCGTCGCAGCTTCAACAGCGAAGGCTGGCCGCTCGTTCCGGACGAACTGTGGGAGCAAGCGCGCGAAGAAGCGTTCGACGCCGTCAAGGACGATATCCCGCTGCAAATCGCAGGCTCCGATATCGACCCGGCCGCGCTCGACGTCGCGGCGGCAGCCGTGAAGAAAGCAGGCTTCGCCAAAGAAATCAAGCTGACGCAAATGGCGGTCTCCCGGATCAAGCCGGAAGGCGACTACGGCTGCATCGTAACGAATCCGCCTTACGGCACCCGGCTCGGCGACGAGACGGACGCGGAGAAGGCTGTCCGTCAGCTCGGCCTGAGCATGCTTTACTTGCCGAACTGGTCCATGTTCGCGCTGACGCAGTCGCGGACCTTCGAAGAGACGATCGGCCGCAAAGCGGACAAACGGCGCAAGCTGTTCAACGGCCGCCTCGAATGCACGTACTATCAGTTCTTCGGCCCGCTCCCGCCGCGCAGCAAACCGCAATAA
- a CDS encoding O-methyltransferase — MSTEQEATERYVDGLLGEDADLARVHAAIEAQGMPQISIAPGYGRLLTMLVRMKGARSVLEIGALGGYSGICLARGLQEGGLLTSLELKQEYADTARNNLEAAGLGDRVEYVIGDAKESLAVLEKEGRKFDFFFIDADKDSYPVYLEWAIKLGNPGAVITGDNALLHGRTVDGDKNGPSVLAMRAFNQAMVSDERLTGTVLPAYDGLAISMIK, encoded by the coding sequence ATGTCGACGGAGCAAGAAGCAACGGAACGGTACGTGGACGGTTTGTTGGGGGAAGACGCGGATTTGGCGCGCGTTCACGCGGCCATCGAGGCGCAAGGCATGCCGCAAATCTCGATTGCGCCCGGCTACGGCAGACTGCTGACGATGCTCGTTCGGATGAAAGGCGCCCGCAGCGTGCTGGAAATCGGCGCATTGGGCGGTTACAGCGGCATTTGCCTGGCCCGCGGCCTGCAAGAAGGCGGCCTGCTGACCTCGCTCGAGCTGAAGCAGGAGTATGCGGACACGGCCCGCAATAATCTTGAAGCAGCCGGTCTCGGCGACCGCGTGGAGTATGTGATCGGCGATGCGAAGGAAAGCCTGGCCGTGCTGGAGAAGGAAGGCCGCAAATTCGACTTCTTCTTCATCGATGCGGACAAGGACAGCTATCCCGTATATCTGGAATGGGCGATCAAGCTGGGCAACCCGGGAGCCGTCATTACCGGAGACAACGCGCTGCTGCACGGAAGAACGGTCGACGGGGACAAGAACGGCCCGTCGGTTCTGGCGATGCGCGCGTTCAACCAAGCGATGGTGAGCGACGAGCGTCTTACGGGCACGGTGCTGCCGGCGTATGACGGATTGGCGATTTCGATGATTAAATAA
- a CDS encoding TetR/AcrR family transcriptional regulator — protein MTTNKNTAELILDTAQAIVQEFGFNGFSYAHIAEKVGIRTASIHYYFPSKEDLGEALIARYLKQFLAASDQIDARTRNNAEKLQQFTEIFSIPVQQNCTCLSVMFSSDLATLSEKVREGLSVFFDANLAWLERVLEQGRLEGHLRFEGEARAQAHQFLASLQGAQLLARSFRDAARFELIATGLLSALTVS, from the coding sequence ATGACAACAAACAAAAACACAGCCGAGCTGATCTTGGATACGGCTCAGGCGATTGTTCAGGAATTCGGATTTAACGGATTCAGCTACGCGCATATCGCTGAGAAGGTTGGCATACGAACGGCCAGCATTCATTACTACTTCCCGAGCAAGGAGGATTTGGGGGAGGCTTTAATTGCACGTTATCTCAAGCAGTTCCTTGCTGCCAGCGATCAAATTGACGCCCGGACGAGGAACAATGCGGAGAAGCTGCAGCAATTCACGGAGATCTTCAGCATTCCGGTACAGCAGAACTGTACTTGCTTAAGCGTCATGTTTTCTTCTGACCTTGCCACCTTGTCGGAGAAAGTAAGAGAAGGGCTGTCGGTCTTTTTCGATGCTAACCTGGCTTGGCTTGAACGCGTACTCGAACAGGGACGTCTTGAAGGCCATCTGCGCTTCGAAGGGGAGGCGAGGGCGCAAGCCCATCAGTTTCTAGCTTCATTGCAGGGTGCTCAGTTGCTTGCGCGAAGCTTCCGCGATGCAGCCCGTTTCGAATTAATCGCTACAGGATTGCTATCCGCTTTGACTGTCAGTTAA
- a CDS encoding NIPSNAP family protein, which translates to MIYELRVYEVHPGKMKALLDRFENHTIALFAKHGMRITQFWEDLDEKNNRLYYVVEHDSLDIRNLNYERFRNDPEWLALKQVTEENGPLVQAQVSYFMKDAFLTP; encoded by the coding sequence ATGATCTATGAGCTGCGCGTTTACGAGGTTCATCCAGGCAAAATGAAAGCTCTGCTGGATCGGTTCGAAAACCACACGATCGCATTATTCGCAAAGCATGGCATGCGCATCACGCAGTTCTGGGAAGATCTCGACGAGAAGAACAACCGCCTTTATTATGTTGTCGAACACGATAGCCTAGACATACGCAACTTAAATTATGAGCGATTCCGAAACGATCCGGAGTGGCTTGCCCTAAAACAGGTAACAGAAGAGAACGGTCCGTTGGTTCAAGCCCAAGTCAGTTATTTCATGAAGGACGCCTTTCTCACCCCATAA
- a CDS encoding NAD(P)H-dependent oxidoreductase produces MKTLIIVTHPSIETSRVNAAWLQELRKHSDITVHELYTAYPDGHIDVAKEQQLIEAHDRIIFQYPLYWYSTPTLLKKWMDSVLQYGWAYGPDGSKTAGKAFGAAISTYGSEASYQPTGANRYTLEEILRPIEATTHFIGGQYLPHFALSDVSNLTDERLAQSTTDYIRHIRTVEPLVAV; encoded by the coding sequence ATGAAAACATTGATCATCGTTACACATCCAAGCATCGAAACTTCCCGCGTTAATGCTGCCTGGTTGCAGGAGCTTCGCAAACATAGCGATATTACGGTTCATGAACTATATACGGCTTATCCCGACGGGCATATCGATGTTGCGAAGGAGCAGCAGCTCATCGAGGCACATGACCGGATTATATTTCAATATCCGCTCTATTGGTACAGCACGCCGACCTTGCTGAAGAAATGGATGGATTCCGTCTTGCAATACGGCTGGGCTTATGGTCCGGACGGCAGTAAAACGGCAGGCAAAGCGTTCGGCGCCGCGATCTCGACTTACGGTTCGGAAGCGTCGTATCAGCCGACGGGGGCCAATCGATACACGCTGGAAGAAATATTGCGGCCGATCGAAGCGACGACGCATTTTATCGGCGGGCAGTATTTGCCGCATTTCGCCCTAAGTGATGTGTCTAATCTTACGGACGAACGGTTGGCGCAGAGCACGACCGATTATATCCGCCACATTCGCACCGTTGAACCGTTGGTGGCAGTCTGA
- a CDS encoding NIPSNAP family protein has translation MIYELRIYYVVPGRMEELLNRFRDHTLHLFQKHDLKVANFWVDMDASNDRLYYVFEHRDLAAREKNFQAFLEDPDWLALQERTERNGKLYERIDEIYMRTAPLRGFQPNAAMARAQ, from the coding sequence ATGATCTACGAATTGCGCATTTATTATGTTGTTCCTGGCCGCATGGAGGAATTGCTGAATCGGTTCCGGGATCATACGCTGCATTTATTCCAGAAGCATGACTTGAAGGTTGCGAACTTCTGGGTGGATATGGACGCATCCAACGATCGGTTGTATTATGTGTTCGAGCATCGGGATTTAGCCGCGCGCGAGAAGAACTTTCAAGCTTTTCTGGAGGATCCCGATTGGCTGGCGCTTCAGGAGAGAACGGAACGCAACGGAAAGCTCTATGAACGAATCGATGAAATCTACATGAGGACTGCACCGTTGCGCGGATTTCAGCCGAATGCAGCAATGGCTCGCGCTCAATGA
- a CDS encoding MFS transporter — MEQWKKNLAVLWIGQFLVMGGMTMIMPFMSLYLQSPQIGMSNQHEIATWAGIIFAGNFVTSFLFQPLWGKLSDKYGRKMMLLRSGFGMAIVMVLMGFATSPWHLLLLRMVNGTISGFNPAAVSLISITTPKPKMGFAMGTLQSGGIAGSIMGPFLGGLLADAVGYRPIFYLTGASLFAASLLAYFVVKERFDRSAAAAKPHVSVIAGFRQLSSVPQLTALFAVTFLLQFAMIGPNPLMPLYVQKLHGTSVNLAFWAGFVSSAAGITNMFAAPLLGRLSDRIGQERVLGISLVGAAVMFIPQAFAGTVWQLLLFRLLQGCFLGGLIPSVNALVRRFTPDGMEGRAFSLNSSMLALGNMIGPIVGGFISGWTGIGGVFLISAALFVVNALWVRQTLVSKRVREPLKE; from the coding sequence ATGGAACAATGGAAGAAAAATCTTGCCGTGCTGTGGATCGGCCAGTTTCTGGTCATGGGCGGCATGACCATGATTATGCCGTTCATGTCGCTCTACTTGCAAAGCCCGCAGATCGGGATGTCGAATCAGCATGAAATCGCGACGTGGGCCGGCATTATCTTCGCAGGGAACTTCGTCACGTCCTTCCTGTTCCAGCCGCTCTGGGGCAAGCTGTCCGACAAATACGGCCGGAAAATGATGCTGCTCCGCTCGGGCTTCGGGATGGCCATCGTCATGGTGCTCATGGGTTTCGCCACCTCGCCGTGGCATCTGCTCCTCCTGCGGATGGTGAACGGGACGATCTCTGGCTTCAATCCCGCCGCGGTCTCGCTCATCTCCATCACGACGCCGAAGCCGAAAATGGGCTTCGCCATGGGGACGCTGCAATCCGGCGGCATCGCAGGCTCGATTATGGGCCCTTTCCTTGGCGGGCTGCTGGCGGATGCCGTGGGCTACCGCCCGATTTTCTATCTGACGGGCGCATCGCTGTTCGCTGCTTCCTTGCTGGCTTACTTTGTCGTCAAGGAGCGGTTCGACCGATCGGCAGCAGCCGCCAAGCCGCATGTCTCCGTCATCGCCGGCTTCCGTCAGCTAAGCAGCGTGCCGCAGCTGACCGCCTTATTCGCGGTCACGTTCCTGCTGCAGTTCGCCATGATCGGCCCGAACCCGCTCATGCCGCTCTATGTGCAGAAACTGCACGGGACAAGCGTCAACCTCGCCTTCTGGGCGGGCTTCGTCAGCTCGGCCGCAGGCATAACCAACATGTTCGCCGCTCCGCTGCTCGGCCGGCTCAGCGACCGGATCGGCCAAGAGCGCGTGCTCGGCATCTCGCTCGTCGGAGCCGCGGTGATGTTCATCCCGCAAGCGTTCGCCGGAACCGTATGGCAGCTGCTGCTCTTCCGGCTGCTGCAGGGCTGCTTCCTCGGCGGTTTGATTCCGTCCGTCAACGCCCTCGTGCGCCGATTCACGCCGGACGGCATGGAAGGCCGCGCCTTCAGCCTCAACAGCAGCATGCTGGCGCTCGGCAATATGATCGGCCCCATCGTCGGCGGCTTCATCTCCGGCTGGACAGGCATTGGCGGCGTGTTCCTGATCTCCGCCGCCTTGTTCGTCGTCAACGCGCTGTGGGTGCGTCAGACGCTGGTGTCCAAGCGCGTGCGGGAGCCGCTTAAGGAATAA